In Mongoliitalea daihaiensis, one DNA window encodes the following:
- a CDS encoding SusC/RagA family TonB-linked outer membrane protein: MRKALLFVVALFTMTLSFEVSAQQRVITGKVISDEDGEGLPGATVLVKGTTVGTTTDLDGNYSINVPAGSNVLIFSFVGLKAVEEAIGNRSVVNITLTSDASQLSEVVVTAIGIEKEKRALGYAVSSVGEELIQNRPEADVSRVLQGKVAGVNITATNGNSGAGTNIVIRGYSSATGSNQPLFVVDGVPFNTNTNAQTGFTSGGATTSSRFLDIDPNNIENVSVLKGLSATVLYGDQGRNGVILITTKSGASKRKAAEVTVNQSLFSNTAASLPDYGQIYGNGFQQQPGLFFSNFGPRMDLGLQINHPIGGSNLAFIRNGFPEFFNADGTPIRYDYRAYEDPSTAFFRTGLVSNTSVQIQGASEKTGYSASFGYTNDEGFLPGNKLEKYNFGLGIKSSVTDKLTINSSFTFARTGVDSPPVNAAFGSGPSGGVPSAYAHVLYTPRSIDLAGLPFEHPVDRSSVYFRADNGIPNPKWVTQNYVNSSVVDRFFNSTSLNYDFNDNFSVTYRVGLDTYTELQEARYNKGGGPGTTLIARQGYYRTINITNTLWNQDLVLNWRKTISDKVSMSALLGANSRYDRYQQYGISSTGQLAFGLFRHTNFLESANIDPLGAGAMDFLVEERRMGVYANVTFDYDNYLFLNVSARNDWTSTVEPENRRILYPGASLSFIPTDAFNWNSSTLNNLKLRLGYGTSAGFPRPYRTRNILNQGSRSFERDGTIFQTQSVNSFLGNPNLKPELHQEWEFGIEASMFNNKVTFDISLYEKNTRNLITESPIDPATGFTRTAINIGRIRNRGIEFQGTATPVSTASGFSWETIVNWTLYRTVTMELGDGLDEVVVAGFTDLGNFAIPGQPFNIIKGTVFARDEQTNQPIVDDVGTYLTAPEIGILGDPNPAWTGSWINTFRYKGFFVNAMLEYRRGGIIFSNTVTATLARGVTKDPVVDREFSLILPGVKRDGTPNDIQITASNYFFDGYHVGADEANVFDGSSVRLRELSFGYDLPRSVVAKTPFKRASLAISGTNLWFRALNFPPNMNYDVDVLGLGVGNGLGFDFVTGPSSRRFGGTLTLAF; the protein is encoded by the coding sequence ATGAGAAAAGCTTTACTCTTTGTTGTTGCGCTTTTCACCATGACACTCAGTTTCGAGGTGTCTGCGCAACAGCGGGTAATTACCGGAAAGGTAATTTCCGATGAAGATGGAGAGGGCCTTCCGGGCGCTACCGTCCTCGTGAAAGGTACTACAGTAGGAACTACCACCGATTTGGATGGTAATTATTCTATCAACGTACCTGCCGGATCAAATGTTCTGATATTTTCTTTCGTAGGCCTTAAGGCTGTGGAAGAAGCAATTGGCAACAGATCTGTAGTAAATATCACCCTTACTTCTGATGCATCCCAACTATCCGAAGTGGTAGTAACAGCGATTGGTATCGAGAAGGAAAAACGTGCTTTGGGTTATGCAGTATCTTCTGTTGGAGAAGAGTTAATCCAAAACCGACCTGAGGCGGACGTTTCCCGTGTATTGCAAGGAAAAGTTGCAGGGGTAAACATCACGGCTACGAATGGTAACTCAGGAGCTGGTACCAACATTGTAATCAGAGGTTATTCTTCTGCTACAGGTTCTAATCAGCCTTTGTTCGTTGTAGATGGTGTTCCTTTTAACACCAATACGAATGCGCAAACAGGCTTTACTTCAGGTGGTGCCACTACGTCATCCCGTTTCTTGGATATTGATCCTAACAACATTGAAAATGTTTCAGTATTAAAAGGTCTATCTGCAACGGTATTGTATGGTGATCAGGGTAGAAATGGTGTAATTTTGATTACTACGAAGTCTGGTGCTAGTAAAAGAAAGGCAGCAGAAGTAACGGTTAATCAATCCTTGTTTTCCAATACTGCCGCATCACTTCCAGATTATGGTCAGATTTATGGTAATGGTTTTCAACAGCAACCAGGTTTATTCTTCTCTAACTTCGGTCCTAGAATGGATTTGGGCTTGCAGATCAATCACCCGATTGGAGGTTCCAACTTAGCATTTATTAGAAATGGATTCCCTGAATTTTTCAATGCAGATGGTACGCCAATTCGATATGATTATAGAGCTTACGAAGATCCAAGCACTGCTTTCTTTAGAACAGGTTTAGTTTCTAATACGTCGGTTCAGATTCAAGGAGCCTCTGAAAAAACAGGTTATTCTGCTTCTTTTGGTTATACAAATGACGAGGGTTTTCTTCCTGGTAACAAGTTGGAAAAATATAACTTTGGTTTAGGTATCAAATCTTCTGTAACTGATAAGTTAACAATTAACTCTTCTTTTACATTTGCTCGTACAGGGGTTGATTCTCCTCCAGTGAATGCAGCTTTTGGTTCTGGACCATCAGGTGGAGTACCTTCTGCGTATGCGCACGTATTGTATACACCACGTTCCATAGATTTGGCTGGGCTTCCATTTGAGCATCCAGTAGATAGATCATCTGTTTACTTCAGAGCTGATAATGGTATCCCTAATCCTAAGTGGGTTACTCAAAATTATGTTAATTCTTCAGTTGTAGATCGTTTCTTTAACTCTACTTCATTGAATTATGATTTTAACGATAATTTCTCTGTAACCTATCGTGTTGGTTTGGATACCTACACAGAACTTCAAGAGGCACGTTATAATAAAGGTGGAGGACCTGGTACTACTTTGATTGCAAGACAAGGGTACTACAGAACCATTAACATCACCAACACGCTTTGGAACCAAGATTTAGTATTAAATTGGAGAAAAACAATATCTGACAAAGTCAGCATGAGTGCTCTATTGGGAGCCAACTCTCGTTATGACAGGTATCAGCAGTATGGTATTTCTTCTACTGGTCAGTTAGCGTTTGGTTTGTTTAGACATACTAACTTCTTGGAAAGTGCTAACATTGATCCATTAGGTGCTGGTGCCATGGATTTCTTGGTTGAAGAAAGAAGAATGGGGGTATATGCGAACGTAACGTTTGATTATGACAACTATTTATTCTTAAACGTATCGGCAAGAAATGATTGGACTTCCACAGTAGAACCTGAAAATAGAAGAATTTTATATCCTGGTGCTTCTCTTTCCTTTATTCCTACAGATGCATTCAATTGGAACTCTTCTACGTTGAACAATTTGAAATTACGATTGGGTTACGGAACCTCAGCGGGTTTCCCAAGACCATATAGAACAAGAAATATCTTGAATCAAGGGTCTCGTTCATTTGAAAGAGATGGAACTATCTTCCAAACACAATCAGTAAACTCTTTCTTAGGTAATCCAAATTTGAAACCTGAATTGCACCAAGAATGGGAATTTGGTATTGAGGCTTCTATGTTTAATAACAAAGTGACTTTTGATATCTCTTTGTATGAGAAAAACACAAGAAACTTGATCACCGAATCACCAATTGATCCAGCTACTGGTTTTACAAGAACCGCGATCAACATTGGTAGAATTAGAAACAGAGGTATTGAATTCCAAGGTACTGCAACGCCAGTAAGCACTGCTTCCGGATTTAGCTGGGAGACCATTGTCAACTGGACGCTTTACAGAACAGTTACCATGGAATTAGGTGATGGATTGGATGAGGTTGTAGTTGCTGGGTTTACAGATTTAGGAAACTTTGCAATTCCAGGTCAGCCATTTAACATCATCAAAGGAACTGTATTTGCAAGAGATGAGCAGACTAATCAGCCAATTGTTGATGATGTCGGTACTTATTTGACTGCTCCTGAAATTGGAATCTTGGGTGATCCTAATCCAGCTTGGACAGGTTCTTGGATCAACACCTTCCGCTACAAAGGTTTCTTTGTCAACGCAATGTTGGAATACAGAAGAGGTGGTATCATCTTCTCTAATACAGTTACTGCAACATTGGCTCGTGGTGTAACCAAGGATCCGGTCGTAGATAGAGAGTTCTCTTTAATCCTTCCGGGTGTGAAGAGAGACGGTACGCCTAATGATATTCAGATCACTGCTTCCAACTACTTCTTTGATGGCTATCACGTTGGTGCGGATGAAGCAAACGTGTTTGACGGTTCTTCTGTACGTTTGAGAGAATTGTCTTTCGGATATGATCTTCCACGTTCGGTAGTTGCTAAGACTCCTTTCAAGAGGGCATCTTTGGCTATCAGTGGTACAAACCTATGGTTTAGAGCACTTAACTTCCCTCCAAACATGAATTATGATGTGGATGTATTGGGACTAGG